A segment of the Merismopedia glauca CCAP 1448/3 genome:
TGGATTAATCGACCTCAAACTTTCAGACTAAATTGACGGTTATTTACGAGTAACAATGTTCAATTGGCGTTAGACCTGGGAATTAAGTGATTAATTAAAGGATAGGAAGTTTAAAGGCTTCTTATCCTTTTAATTTTTGAAAAGAGCTATAACAGTCATACATGATTTATCAGATTACCGCGGGACAGCCGGGACGGCTATCCCACAACTGACTTAAAATTGCTATAAACTGGACGCAATCGCTCAATACTAGATGTAGTTCATTAGTCTACGATCTCGATTTCGGAAATTCATCGATCTGATGGAGGGGTTGGAATGCGTCTATTTACCACTATTGCTGGCATTCGCTGCTATTTACAACAATCTCACCCCAGATGTTCAGTCGGATTTGTACCGACGATGGGCGCTCTTCATATCGGTCATCTTAGTTTGATAGAGCGCGCTAGAGCGGAAAATAAGCTAGTAATTGTCAGTATTTTTGTTAACCCATTACAGTTTGGTCCAAAAGAAGATTTTCAGCAATATCCCCGTCAATTAGAAGCAGATCGAGACTTATGTGCGACGGCTGGGGTAGATGCTATTTTTGCTCCTAGCGCTCAGGAAATGTTGGCTCAAGCCACTGAAAACCCAACCCAAGTTATACCACCCCAGCAGATGATAGAGGTATTATGTGGTAAATCTCGACCAGGGCATTTTCAAGGAGTAGCTACTATAGTTACCAAATTGTTGCAGGTAATTCAACCCAATCGAGCTTACTTTGGCGAAAAAGATGCCCAGCAACTAGCAATTATCAGACGGCTGGTGCAAGATTTAAATATACCTGTGGAAATTGTTGGCTGTCCGACGGTGCGCCTAGAGTCAGGTTTAGCTTATAGTTCTCGGAATCAGTATTTAAGTGAATTAGAACGGGAAGATGCGGTAAGATTATCTCAAGGGTTGTTTATAGCTAAAAAAAACTATTTACAAGGCGAACGTCGCTCAGATAAGTTAATTAGTGCTGTAGCAGATCGCATTGGACTAGCGAAAAGGATCGAAATCGAGTACATTGAATTGGTCGATCCAGTGAATTTGAATCCTTTGAGTACAGTTGAAGAATCGGGATTGCTAGCAGTTGCTGCTCGTTTAGGCTCTACCAGGTTAATTGATAATATTCTCCTCAAAGATCGTCAACCCATCGTCGCCATTGATGGTCCTGCTGGTGCTGGTAAGTCTACGGTAGCGAGAAAAGTTGCGGAAAGTTTAGGATTAATATATTTAGATACAGGGGCAATGTATCGAGCCGTAACTTGGCTAGTCTTAGAAACAGGGATTAAGACAGATGATGAACCAGCGATAGCTGAATTAGTGAGTCAATGTGACCTCAAATTGACCAATTCTCAAGTTTTAATTGACGGTCATGATGTGACATCCCAGATCAGATCTTGGGAAGTGACAGATCGAGTATCTGCGATCGCCGCCTTACCATCAGTTCGCAGGTTTCTAGTTGAAATCCAGCATCAAATGGGGCAAAAAGGTGGTTTGGTGGCAGAAGGTAGAGATATTGGCACTAATGTATTTCCCGATGCCGAAATCAAGATTTTTCTCACAGCTTCGATTCAGGAAAGGGCGCGTCGTCGCCAGCAAGATTTAATTAGCCAAGGTCAAACAGAAGTTAGTTTATCAGAGTTAGAGCTAGCAATAGAAAAACGCGATCGCCAAGACAGCACCCGTAGCCTCGCACCTCTACTCAAAGCGGATGATGCTATAGAAATTGATACAGATAAATTGACGGTAGAAGAAGTAATAGCTCAAATCGTTGGTCTTTATCGCAAAAATCAGGAATATAGAACCCAAGGCAGCGATCTGTCTCCAACTTAGCCTAACATGACTACTTTATATCTTGAGAGCCAACATTAGCGATCGCCCTGAATACATTTATCCAATCTGGGCATTATAGAAAGGAGTCAGCATCTTTCTAGCGGTATGCCATCTTTAGAGCCGATTGAACCGAGTTTGTTTGCAGATTTAGCCCAGCATGGCGAAGGAATTTTCGAGCGATCGCTTGAATTTCAGCTTGCTTTGGCTCAACATCCGAAGGTAACGCCAGAGATCCTCAAGTTTTTGGTAGAAAGAGGCAAGGAAGCCGTTGCAGAAGTAGCTGCATTACACGTAAATTGGGCGGGAGAATTAACTACAGCTTGCAGTCGATCCTAGCGAAACAGTTAGAATCGCCGCTCTTTGTAACCCTAAGATACCAGAGGATATTTTATTTGCAGAAATCGATCGCCATCCCCAAAATGCAGAAGCTATCAAAGTTGCGATATCTCAGCCAGATACTAGTATTCGTCGTTCTGCTGCCAAACAACCAAATTGTCCGACTGAGGTATTAGACGAGCTATCTTTAGTTGAATTATTTACGACACCAATTGAGGTTTTAGAACAAGGAGGGCGATCGCTTTGAAAGGCTGGAATAGTCATGCGAAGCCAATTCAACTACAATCCCTGATTGGGAATTATAGAAGCGATGTACCTAGCAGTTTCTCAAAATTATTTCGCTGTTAATAATTGCAGTCCTCTTCAGAGGACTTTGGCTATGAGACAGGGGTTTTGAACCCCTGGCGGTTATTGCTGTGACGATCGATCGAGAAAGCAAGATACGATAAGATTAGCTTTCTATTGAATTCTTATGCTGTCTGTGTCTAGAGGAGAAAACTTATGAATCTGGTAGCGCTACAGAACTGGTTAGATAACGGCTCTTTTGCGGTATTATTCCTGACAATGTTGGTTTATTGGAGCGGAGCAGCTTTTCCCAACATACCCTACCTAGCTGAATTAGGCACTGCGGGGATGGCTATAGCTAACCTATCTATAGCTACTCTTTTAGCAGCTAGATGGATTGAAGCTGGCTATTTTCCTTTAAGTAACTTGTATGAATCTCTGTTTTTCTTGACTTGGGGGATTACTACCGTTCATTTACTCGCTGAATCTACCAGTAAAAGTAGATTAGTCGGGGTAGTAACGGCACCTGTAGCAATGGCGATCGCAGCTTTTGCAACTGTGTCTCTCCCCTCAGAAATGCAAGCCTCAGCGCCTCTAGTCCCAGCTTTAAAGTCTAATTGGCTGATGATGCACGTTAGCGTCATGATGCTGTCTTATTCAGCTTTAATGGTCGGTTCTCTGGTAGCT
Coding sequences within it:
- a CDS encoding bifunctional pantoate--beta-alanine ligase/(d)CMP kinase, with the protein product MRLFTTIAGIRCYLQQSHPRCSVGFVPTMGALHIGHLSLIERARAENKLVIVSIFVNPLQFGPKEDFQQYPRQLEADRDLCATAGVDAIFAPSAQEMLAQATENPTQVIPPQQMIEVLCGKSRPGHFQGVATIVTKLLQVIQPNRAYFGEKDAQQLAIIRRLVQDLNIPVEIVGCPTVRLESGLAYSSRNQYLSELEREDAVRLSQGLFIAKKNYLQGERRSDKLISAVADRIGLAKRIEIEYIELVDPVNLNPLSTVEESGLLAVAARLGSTRLIDNILLKDRQPIVAIDGPAGAGKSTVARKVAESLGLIYLDTGAMYRAVTWLVLETGIKTDDEPAIAELVSQCDLKLTNSQVLIDGHDVTSQIRSWEVTDRVSAIAALPSVRRFLVEIQHQMGQKGGLVAEGRDIGTNVFPDAEIKIFLTASIQERARRRQQDLISQGQTEVSLSELELAIEKRDRQDSTRSLAPLLKADDAIEIDTDKLTVEEVIAQIVGLYRKNQEYRTQGSDLSPT